One Vanessa cardui chromosome 4, ilVanCard2.1, whole genome shotgun sequence genomic window carries:
- the LOC124544412 gene encoding uncharacterized protein LOC124544412 isoform X2 — protein MARIFFLFVFVVAVNGFRHHPKFPKADESDLIKKVACNSTLEQRRNEFIEKSRCGEPKEVFQELKLQSSYLQVSPSWVWVKRCVGLCDLEAPGSQCVATKTRIEPIPVRIYNLKTNKETCSTYSLEVHESCSCCTSSASDCASPRVYNPPEPEYEVESI, from the exons ATGGCgagaatatttttcttatttgtttttgttgtggcTGTGAACGGGTTCAGACATCACCCGAAGTTCCCGAAGGCCGATGAGAGCGACCTTATAAAAAAAG TGGCGTGCAACAGTACTTTGGAACAGCGAAGGAATGAATTCATAGAAAAGTCCAGATGTGGTGAACCAAAAGAAGTGTTCCAGGAATTGAAACTACAAAGTTCATATTTACAA GTTAGTCCGAGCTGGGTTTGGGTCAAGCGTTGTGTCGGCCTCTGCGATTTAGAAGCACCGGGCTCACAATGTGTCGCCACAAAGACCAGGATAGAACCGATCCCG GTtcgaatatacaatttaaagacGAACAAGGAGACGTGTTCGACGTACAGCCTCGAGGTGCACGAGAGTTGCAGCTGCTGCACCTCATCGGCCAGCGACTGTGCCTCGCCGAGGGTGTACAATCCTC CGGAACCAGAATATGAAGTGGAATCGATCTAA
- the LOC124544412 gene encoding uncharacterized protein LOC124544412 isoform X1 — MARIFFLFVFVVAVNGFRHHPKFPKADESDLIKKVACNSTLEQRRNEFIEKSRCGEPKEVFQELKLQSSYLQVSPSWVWVKRCVGLCDLEAPGSQCVATKTRIEPIPVRIYNLKTNKETCSTYSLEVHESCSCCTSSASDCASPRVYNPRKCSCQCPNMEERRNCLKKRNQNMKWNRSKCICEKKRPLW; from the exons ATGGCgagaatatttttcttatttgtttttgttgtggcTGTGAACGGGTTCAGACATCACCCGAAGTTCCCGAAGGCCGATGAGAGCGACCTTATAAAAAAAG TGGCGTGCAACAGTACTTTGGAACAGCGAAGGAATGAATTCATAGAAAAGTCCAGATGTGGTGAACCAAAAGAAGTGTTCCAGGAATTGAAACTACAAAGTTCATATTTACAA GTTAGTCCGAGCTGGGTTTGGGTCAAGCGTTGTGTCGGCCTCTGCGATTTAGAAGCACCGGGCTCACAATGTGTCGCCACAAAGACCAGGATAGAACCGATCCCG GTtcgaatatacaatttaaagacGAACAAGGAGACGTGTTCGACGTACAGCCTCGAGGTGCACGAGAGTTGCAGCTGCTGCACCTCATCGGCCAGCGACTGTGCCTCGCCGAGGGTGTACAATCCTCGTAAGTGCTCCTGTCAATGTCCCAACATGGAAGAAAGGCGGAATTGCCTCAAGAAG CGGAACCAGAATATGAAGTGGAATCGATCTAAATGCATTTGCGAAAAGAAGAGGCCTCTATGGTGA